In Sphingopyxis sp. 113P3, one DNA window encodes the following:
- a CDS encoding spinster family MFS transporter has translation MTGLRIREPRGARDEKGIFHRYPGSVGLALLTCVYVLSFVDRKLPFILIEAIKSDLDLSDTQIGLMTGVAFTLIYAVAGIPLSIAANRFGRRRIIGCCVILWSMLTAAGGLATNFWQLALARTGVAIGEAGVVPSAHALIGAYFPEARAKALAIFSMGAPIGVLIGLALGGWINDLANWRVAMLVLGLPGIPVAIAVFLLLREPPSDCSKRPSERRSTALGDLFGCSTFRHLVAAGALFGCASGATMTFTPAFAMRSFGLSATQVGVPYGLLVGVAGACGVLLSGYLTDRLRQRDPRWGLWLICCALIISVPLHLAAWHASSFGVMMIALLIPELFQLYYAPPTFSAIQAVMPARHHAMGSAIFLLFATGVGISLGPFLTGLLSDRLAHLGAGAALGWALSALTLIKIWSAAHFAMAASRLPFDIAEREREVDGS, from the coding sequence ATGACCGGTTTACGGATACGCGAGCCACGCGGCGCCCGGGACGAGAAGGGGATATTTCATCGCTACCCCGGCTCGGTCGGCTTGGCGCTGCTTACCTGCGTTTATGTGCTCAGCTTTGTTGATCGGAAACTGCCGTTCATCTTGATCGAGGCGATCAAGTCGGATCTGGATCTCTCCGACACGCAGATTGGGTTGATGACCGGCGTCGCGTTCACGCTGATCTACGCGGTCGCCGGCATTCCCCTGTCCATCGCCGCCAATCGGTTCGGTCGCAGACGGATCATCGGATGCTGTGTCATATTGTGGAGCATGCTGACGGCTGCAGGTGGGCTCGCGACCAACTTCTGGCAGCTCGCGCTCGCACGTACGGGTGTCGCAATCGGTGAAGCCGGGGTTGTACCGTCCGCGCATGCGTTGATCGGCGCCTATTTTCCCGAAGCGCGCGCCAAGGCGCTGGCAATCTTTTCGATGGGCGCGCCGATCGGTGTCCTTATCGGACTGGCCCTGGGAGGCTGGATCAACGACTTGGCCAACTGGCGTGTCGCGATGCTTGTCTTGGGACTTCCGGGAATTCCGGTCGCGATCGCAGTCTTCCTGCTGCTGCGCGAGCCCCCATCCGATTGTTCGAAACGGCCTTCTGAACGGCGAAGCACGGCGCTCGGCGATCTCTTTGGCTGCTCTACCTTTCGGCATCTGGTCGCGGCTGGGGCGTTGTTCGGCTGCGCGAGCGGGGCGACAATGACCTTCACTCCGGCATTCGCGATGCGTAGTTTCGGTCTGTCGGCAACGCAGGTCGGCGTGCCCTACGGCTTGTTGGTCGGCGTGGCCGGCGCGTGCGGCGTGCTGCTAAGCGGCTATCTGACCGATCGACTGCGCCAACGCGACCCCCGATGGGGCCTTTGGCTGATATGTTGCGCGCTCATAATATCGGTTCCGTTGCACCTGGCGGCCTGGCACGCCTCAAGCTTCGGGGTGATGATGATCGCACTCCTGATCCCCGAATTGTTCCAACTTTACTATGCGCCGCCGACTTTCAGCGCGATCCAGGCCGTGATGCCCGCGCGGCATCACGCGATGGGGTCGGCGATCTTCCTGCTCTTCGCAACCGGTGTCGGAATATCGCTCGGCCCCTTCCTGACGGGACTGCTCAGTGATCGCCTTGCGCATCTCGGGGCCGGCGCGGCGCTCGGCTGGGCGCTGTCGGCGCTGACCCTGATCAAGATCTGGTCGGCCGCTCATTTCGCTATGGCGGCGAGCCGATTGCCGTTCGATATCGCCGAACGGGAACGAGAGGTGGACGGCAGTTGA